One genomic window of Nicotiana sylvestris chromosome 10, ASM39365v2, whole genome shotgun sequence includes the following:
- the LOC104238297 gene encoding cytochrome P450 78A7-like — protein sequence MSFTSIYEDFTWWMFALPAILETQNFFNLLIPTFVMFVIISVFTWAFTAGGSVWKNGLSCMGRVPIPGPKGFPIFGSLFSLSHGLAHRTLAFTASTYGATQVMAFTLGSTRAIVSSDPNIAREILTSPHFANRPVKESAKQLMFSRAIGFAPNGTYWRLLRKIASSHLFAPKRILAHERSRQLECNSMLVSIAKEQNVHGSVTPRKHLQAASLNNIMGIVFGKRYEMTEENNEAKELQEIVAEGFELLGAFNWCDHLPWLKYFYDPFHIKERCLALVPRVENFVKKMIQEHINDGKSKKISEAYDFVDVLLALSGEEKLHEDDMVAVLWEMIFRGTDTTALLTEWVIAELVLNQEIQEKLHNELETIVGNENVTDAHIAKLPYLQAVIKETLRLHPPGPLLSWSRLSTSDVHLSNGMIIPANTTAMINMWSITHDPNVWENSSVFKPERFLGMNFDVRGNDLRLAPFGAGRRVCPGKNLGLVTVSLWVAKLVKNFMWVENETQLVDLSEVLKLSCEMKQPLSVMAVPRNGGITTDSTRNWVIRARARNDS from the exons ATGTCTTTCACCTCAATTTATGAGGATTTTACTTGGTGGATGTTTGCCTTACCTGCTATTCTTGAAACCCAAAACTTTTTTAATCTGCTCATCCCAACATTTGTTATGTTTGTGATAATTagtgttttcacttgggcttttaCTGCCGGTGGCTCGGTTTGGAAAAATGGACTGAGCTGTATGGGCCGGGTTCCTATTCCTGGACCCAAAGGTTTTCCTATTTTCGGCAGCTTATTCAGCTTGAGCCACGGCTTAGCTCACCGCACTCTTGCTTTTACGGCTTCGACTTATGGTGCCACTCAAGTCATGGCCTTTACCTTGGGTTCGACCAGGGCTATCGTGTCATCCGACCCGAACATAGCCCGGGAAATCTTGACCTCCCCACATTTTGCGAACCGACCGGTCAAAGAGTCGGCTAAGCAGCTCATGTTTAGCCGAGCCATTGGTTTCGCACCCAATGGAACATATTGGCGGCTCTTGAGGAAAATTGCCTCATCACATCTCTTTGCACCTAAGCGCATTTTAGCCCATGAGAGGTCAAGGCAGCTAGAATGCAACTCCATGTTAGTTTCTATAGCCAAAGAACAAAACGTGCATGGCTCAGTCACTCCAAGAAAACACCTTCAAGCTGCTTCCCTTAACAACATAATGGGAATTGTGTTTGGGAAAAGATATGAAATGACAGAAGAAAATAATGAGGCCAAAGAACTTCAAGAAATTGTGGCTGAAGGATTTGAGTTATTGGGAGCTTTTAATTGGTGTGATCACTTGCCATGGCTAAAGTATTTTTATGACCCTTTTCACATCAAGGAACGATGCTTAGCACTTGTCCCTCGAGTTGAAAACTTCGTTAAGAAGATGATTCAAGAGCATATTAATGatggaaaatccaaaaagatttcaGAAGCTTATGATTTTGTTGATGTTTTGCTGGCATTAAGTGGTGAAGAGAAGCTTCATGAGGATGACATGGTGGCTGTTTTATGG GAAATGATCTTTCGAGGTACCGATACAACTGCACTTCTAACCGAATGGGTAATTGCAGAATTAGTTCTGAACCAAGAAATCCAAGAAAAACTTCACAATGAGCTAGAAACTATAGTAGGGAACGAAAATGTAACAGATGCACATATTGCCAAATTGCCCTACCTTCAAGCAGTCATCAAAGAAACTTTACGACTACATCCTCCGGGCCCGCTGTTATCGTGGTCCCGGCTATCCACCTCCGACGTCCACCTCAGCAACGGCATGATAATTCCGGCCAACACGACGGCTATGATCAACATGTGGTCCATCACACATGACCCTAACGTGTGGGAGAATTCGTCGGTGTTTAAGCCCGAGAGGTTCTTAGGGATGAATTTTGATGTTAGGGGTAATGATTTAAGGCTTGCACCATTTGGAGCTGGAAGAAGAGTTTGCCCTGGGAAGAATTTAGGGTTGGTTACTGTGAGTCTTTGGGTGGCTAAGTTGGTAAAGAATTTTATGTGGGTTGAAAATGAAACTCAGCTTGTTGATCTTAGTGAAGTTTTGAAGCTTTCTTGTGAAATGAAGCAACCACTTTCTGTTATGGCCGTTccaagaaatggtggaataactaCCGACTCCACCCGGAATTGGGTTATCAGAGCCCGAGCCAGGAATGACAGTTAG